From the genome of Papaver somniferum cultivar HN1 chromosome 2, ASM357369v1, whole genome shotgun sequence, one region includes:
- the LOC113353014 gene encoding chromatin structure-remodeling complex protein BSH-like isoform X1: MKYFAGSFPKIQPVKFRIPTSEALIPIRLDIEIDGNRFKDSFTWNPTEPDSEVVLFAKRTVKDLKLPPAFITQISQSIQSQLNEFRSLEGQEMFTSEKIVTLKLDLRVNNTIIRDQFLWDLNNFESDPEEFARTFCKDLDIKDPEVGPAVAVAIREQLYEIATQSVTSARETRVSKKGRRGEYVSASKVGGAAVDLMKLFGGKSSVLRKRKEWDLYEPIVDLLSKEEVEALDAREERHARMKKRFSDMDDVYLTNYSSG; encoded by the exons ATGAAATATTTCGCGGGAAGCTTTCCAAAGATACAACCCGTCAAGTTCCGAAT CCCAACTTCTGAAGCTTTAATTCCAATTCGTTTGGATATTGAGATCGATGGGAatcgattcaaagattcatttacaTGGAATCCAACCG AACCGGATTCTGAAGTGGTGCTGTTCGCGAAGAGGACTGTGAAGGACCTGAAGCTTCCTCCAGCATTCATTACACAGATTTCTCAGTCTATACAA TCACAGCTCAACGAGTTCCGATCCTTGGAGGGTCAGGAAATGTTTACTAGTGAGAAGATAGTGACTCTCAAG CTTGATCTTCGTGTAAATAATACCATCATAAGGGACCAGTTTTTATGG GACTTGAACAACTTCGAGAGTGATCCAGAAGAATTTGCAAGAACCTTCTGCAAAGATTTGGATATTAAAGACCCTGAAGTTGGG CCAGCAGTTGCAGTTGCAATTCGTGAACAGCTTTACGAG ATTGCAACCCAAAGTGTAACTTCTGCTAGGGAAACCAGAGTAAGCAAGAAAGGTCGTCGAGGTGAATATGTCTCTGCCAG CAAAGTTGGTGGAGCTGCCGTGGACTTGATGAAATTATTTGGTGGAAAATCTAGTGTTCTTAG GAAAAGGAAGGAGTGGGACTTATATGAACCCATTGTTGATCTCCTATCAAAGGAAGAAGTAGAAGCTCTTGATGCAAGAGAAGAACGTCATGCTCG GATGAAGAAAAGGTTCAGTGACATGGACGATGTATATTTGACGAATTACTCAAGTGGCTAA
- the LOC113353014 gene encoding chromatin structure-remodeling complex protein BSH-like isoform X2 — protein MKYFAGSFPKIQPVKFRIPTSEALIPIRLDIEIDGNRFKDSFTWNPTEPDSEVVLFAKRTVKDLKLPPAFITQISQSIQSQLNEFRSLEGQEMFTSEKIVTLKLDLRVNNTIIRDQFLWDLNNFESDPEEFARTFCKDLDIKDPEVGPAVAVAIREQLYEIATQSVTSARETRVSKKGRRGEYVSASKVGGAAVDLMKLFGGKSSVLRKRKEWDLYEPIVDLLSKEEVEALDAREERHAR, from the exons ATGAAATATTTCGCGGGAAGCTTTCCAAAGATACAACCCGTCAAGTTCCGAAT CCCAACTTCTGAAGCTTTAATTCCAATTCGTTTGGATATTGAGATCGATGGGAatcgattcaaagattcatttacaTGGAATCCAACCG AACCGGATTCTGAAGTGGTGCTGTTCGCGAAGAGGACTGTGAAGGACCTGAAGCTTCCTCCAGCATTCATTACACAGATTTCTCAGTCTATACAA TCACAGCTCAACGAGTTCCGATCCTTGGAGGGTCAGGAAATGTTTACTAGTGAGAAGATAGTGACTCTCAAG CTTGATCTTCGTGTAAATAATACCATCATAAGGGACCAGTTTTTATGG GACTTGAACAACTTCGAGAGTGATCCAGAAGAATTTGCAAGAACCTTCTGCAAAGATTTGGATATTAAAGACCCTGAAGTTGGG CCAGCAGTTGCAGTTGCAATTCGTGAACAGCTTTACGAG ATTGCAACCCAAAGTGTAACTTCTGCTAGGGAAACCAGAGTAAGCAAGAAAGGTCGTCGAGGTGAATATGTCTCTGCCAG CAAAGTTGGTGGAGCTGCCGTGGACTTGATGAAATTATTTGGTGGAAAATCTAGTGTTCTTAG GAAAAGGAAGGAGTGGGACTTATATGAACCCATTGTTGATCTCCTATCAAAGGAAGAAGTAGAAGCTCTTGATGCAAGAGAAGAACGTCATGCTCGGTAA